Proteins from a single region of Hypomesus transpacificus isolate Combined female chromosome 9, fHypTra1, whole genome shotgun sequence:
- the cdk18 gene encoding cyclin-dependent kinase 18: MNKMKNFKRRFSLSVPRTETIEENEFTEQINQLNIRHTQALAPDSLALPSLSTDASPVSSEPDTPGAQSPSQLHYRSKAHRRFSMEDVSKRMSLPMDIRLPPEFLKKLQMESENSADCKPLTRMSRRASLSDIGFGKLETYVKLGKLGEGTYATVFKGRSKLTENLVALKEIRLEHEEGAPCTAIREVSLLKNLKHANIVTLHDIIHTDRSLTLVFEYLDSDLKQYLDNCGNLMSMCNVKIFMFQLMRGLSYCHKRKILHRDLKPQNLLINEKGELKLADFGLARAKSVPTKTYSNEVVTLWYRPPDVLLGSTEYSTPLDMWGVGCIMFEMATGRPMFPGATVKEELHLIFRLMGTPTEESWPGISNNEEFTSYLFPQYKSQPLINQVPRLDTEGIDLLSALLMYDTRTRVSAEGSLRYPYFLALGESIHSLADTSSVFSLREVQLQKDPGHRSSVFQPPGRGKNRRQSIF; the protein is encoded by the exons ATGAACAAGATGAAGAACTTCAAGCGGCGTTTTTCTCTGTCCGTCCCTCGCACCGAGACCATCGAGGAGAACGAGTTCACCGAGCAGATCAACCAGCTCAACATCCGACACACTCAGG CTCTGGCCCCAGACAGCCTGGCACTGCCTTCTCTGTCCACCGATGCCAGCCCGGTGAGCTCTGAGCCAGACACCCCAGGAGCACAGTCCCCCTCCCAGCTCCACTACCGGAGCAAGGCCCACAGACGGTTCTCCATGGAG gacGTCAGCAAGCGCATGTCTTTGCCCATGGACATCCGTTTGCCTCCAGAGTTCCTCAAGAAGCTCCAGATGGAGAGTGAGAACTCGGCCGACTGCAAGCCCCTCACTCGCATGTCCAGAAGAGCATCGCTG TCAGACATTGGTTTTGGGAAACTGGAGACCTATGTGAAGCTGGGGAAACTAGGCGAG GGGACATACGCCACAGTGTTTAAAGGGCGTAGCAAACTGACAGAGAACTTGGTGGCCCTGAAGGAGATCCGACTGGAGCACGAGGAGGGAGCTCCCTGCACAGCTATCAGAGAAG TTTCCCTACTGAAGAACCTGAAACATGCAAACATCGTTACCTTGCATGATATCATACACACAGACCGCTCCCTCACACTGGTCTTTGAGTACctg GACAGTGATTTAAAACAGTACCTGGACAACTGTGGGAACCTCATGAGCATGTGCAACGTCAAG atcttCATGTTCCAGCTGATGAGAGGTCTGTCCTACTGTCACAAGAGGAAGATCCTCCACAGAGACCTCAAACCTCAGAACCTGCTCATCAATGAGAAGGGGGAGCTCAAACTAGCTGACTTTG GTCTGGCGCGTGCCAAGTCTGTCCCCACCAAGACCTACTCCAACGAGGTGGTAACATTGTGGTACCGCCCTCCAGATGTGCTGCTGGGCTCCACAGAGTACTCCACACCTTTAGACATGTG GGGTGTGGGCTGCATCATGTTTGAGATGGCCACGGGCCGGCCCATGTTCCCTGGAGCCACCGTGAAAGAGGAGCTCCATCTGATCTTCAGACTCATGG GTACCCCCACAGAAGAGAGCTGGCCGGGCATCTCCAACAATGAAGAGTTCACATCCTACCTCTTCCCCCAGTACAAATCCCAACCACTCATTAACCAGGTGCCCAG GCTGGATACAGAGGGGATAGACCTGCTGTCTGCTCTGCTCATG TATGACACAAGGACCAGAGTCTCAGCTGAAGGTTCTCTGAGGTACCCCTACTTCCTGGCTCTGGGAGAGAGCATCCACAGCCTGGCAGACa CTTCTTCAGTGTTCTCCCTCAGAGAGGTACAGCTGCAGAAGGATCCAGGCCATCGGAGCTCAGTGTTCCAGCCTCCAG GTCGGGggaagaacagaagacagagcaTCTTCTAG